In Horticoccus luteus, the following proteins share a genomic window:
- a CDS encoding thymidine phosphorylase, with product MSKRNIPTRRFIKPSFEFLIEKKRDGAEFSQEEIRYIIDSTLDGEMPKHQLAALAMAIYFSGMSAQETADLTEEMMLSGEVIDLSSIAKPKIDKYSTGGVGDKTSLVLVPLAMAAGVVVPMMCGVEHDYIINALDKLACFPGFKGEQSIDQFTAQLSRIGGAIVAQTKDLAPADAKFYALRKETGTIPSLPLITGSVLSKKLAEGSEGLVIDVKWGNGSFIKDLEQAKQLARSMTRVGRSMKRRCVALVTDMNQPLGDTVGTALEVREAIQLLKGEGPEDIKELVLKLGMEIVRLAGVAGSTLSAKQTVQRHLTDGSALQKFKDLVKAQGGDTTMIDHPEKLPQAKHIRKLPAPKRGYVHTINAAMIARGVHLLGAGRDDPHDKIDYSVGVSEIKKVGTQVKQGEPLMMIHYNDEAKLEQALEYFKNAYRLAPKRPTPPPLVVERVA from the coding sequence ATGAGCAAACGCAACATCCCGACCCGGAGGTTTATCAAGCCCAGCTTCGAGTTTCTAATCGAAAAGAAACGCGATGGAGCGGAGTTCTCCCAAGAGGAGATCCGTTATATCATTGATAGCACCCTAGATGGAGAGATGCCGAAGCATCAGCTCGCGGCGCTGGCGATGGCGATTTACTTCTCCGGCATGTCAGCGCAGGAGACGGCCGATCTGACGGAAGAGATGATGCTGTCGGGCGAAGTGATCGACTTATCGAGCATCGCGAAGCCCAAGATCGACAAGTATTCGACGGGCGGCGTGGGCGACAAGACGTCGCTGGTGCTGGTGCCCCTGGCCATGGCGGCGGGCGTCGTGGTGCCGATGATGTGTGGCGTGGAGCACGATTACATCATCAACGCGTTGGACAAACTGGCCTGCTTCCCGGGCTTCAAGGGCGAGCAATCGATCGATCAGTTCACCGCGCAACTCAGCCGGATCGGCGGGGCGATCGTGGCGCAGACCAAGGATCTCGCGCCGGCGGACGCGAAATTTTACGCGTTGCGGAAGGAGACGGGCACGATCCCGAGTCTGCCGCTCATCACGGGCAGCGTTCTCTCGAAGAAACTCGCCGAGGGCTCCGAAGGCCTCGTGATTGATGTGAAGTGGGGCAACGGCTCCTTTATCAAGGATCTTGAGCAGGCGAAGCAGCTGGCGCGGTCCATGACCCGCGTGGGGCGTTCGATGAAGCGCCGCTGTGTGGCGCTGGTGACGGACATGAACCAACCGCTCGGCGACACGGTCGGCACGGCGCTGGAAGTGCGCGAAGCGATCCAGTTGCTGAAGGGTGAAGGCCCGGAAGACATCAAGGAGCTCGTGCTCAAGCTCGGCATGGAAATCGTCCGCCTCGCGGGCGTGGCGGGTTCCACGCTGTCGGCGAAGCAAACCGTGCAACGGCATCTGACCGACGGTTCCGCGCTGCAAAAATTCAAGGATCTGGTGAAGGCGCAGGGCGGCGATACGACCATGATCGACCACCCCGAAAAACTGCCGCAGGCGAAGCACATTCGGAAACTGCCGGCGCCGAAGCGCGGCTATGTGCACACGATCAATGCGGCGATGATTGCGCGCGGCGTGCATCTGCTGGGCGCGGGCCGCGACGACCCGCATGACAAGATCGACTACTCGGTCGGCGTTTCGGAGATCAAAAAAGTCGGCACTCAAGTAAAACAGGGTGAACCGCTGATGATGATTCACTACAACGACGAGGCGAAGTTGGAGCAGGCGCTCGAATATTTTAAGAACGCCTACCGGCTCGCGCCGAAGCGGCCGACGCCGCCGCCGCTTGTGGTGGAGCGCGTGGCGTAA
- a CDS encoding RNA polymerase sigma factor: MIPSDHELIARIVAHDDRCAFGELVHRHQSAVRRFLRHLTHGDAAWADDLAQETFLEVHRTLPRFAGRARFATWLLGIAHNKFRNARRRQREFPCATLPDHATLTATARNSDLNQDLDTALAQLSPEEQNVVHVCYQQGLSHREAADLLACPLGTLKTHLARSKEKLRHLLAAWNPQT; encoded by the coding sequence GTGATCCCGTCCGACCACGAACTCATCGCCCGCATCGTCGCCCACGACGACCGCTGCGCGTTTGGAGAACTCGTTCACCGACATCAGTCCGCGGTCCGGCGCTTCCTGCGCCACCTCACGCACGGCGATGCCGCCTGGGCCGACGATCTCGCCCAGGAAACGTTCCTCGAAGTCCACCGCACGCTGCCTCGCTTTGCCGGCCGCGCGCGCTTCGCCACCTGGCTCCTCGGCATCGCCCACAATAAATTTCGCAACGCCCGCCGGCGCCAACGCGAGTTCCCCTGTGCCACGCTCCCGGACCACGCCACGCTCACTGCCACCGCCCGCAATTCGGATCTTAACCAGGATCTCGACACCGCGCTGGCCCAGCTTTCGCCCGAAGAACAAAACGTCGTCCACGTCTGTTATCAGCAAGGACTCTCGCACCGTGAAGCCGCGGACCTGCTCGCATGTCCGCTCGGCACGTTGAAAACGCACCTCGCCCGCAGTAAGGAAAAACTTCGTCACCTGCTTGCCGCATGGAATCCCCAAACCTGA
- a CDS encoding sulfatase-like hydrolase/transferase: protein MSHSSRSIVWIVTTQWRGQALGCAGDVNARTPGLDAMAAGGVNFCEAVTPHPFGPFARAAMLTGVLSPANGVRDYFDPLPGGARTAAHVFGEAGYGTGFFGKWHLSERDRTAPLVGEAHARSVVPAARRGGFAFWEGFESGFQLNNPWLHGSVLPEPTQFRGYQAEVVCARAAEWCAAQTVPFFAMVSLEPPHPPYGAAAAGVARRAPEAMVLAPNVPRGGEVERRARAELAGYYAHIEATDRAVAALAARLDAAGSIVVVTSVHGDMHGAHGLFRKGWPYEESIRVPMIVTGIKGGRAAGGRRDEALVSLTDLLAWSLGWAGVGPCAAPAEAQLISMPSVVALPDQCDRVWRGLRTRSHKIVLNDDGAPWLCFDRSADPFEQINLVGAPGVGSMVDALAREARWRWAQVRG, encoded by the coding sequence ATGAGCCATTCGTCGCGCAGTATCGTCTGGATCGTCACCACGCAGTGGCGCGGGCAGGCGCTCGGGTGCGCGGGCGATGTGAACGCGCGAACGCCGGGTCTCGATGCGATGGCGGCGGGCGGGGTGAACTTTTGCGAGGCGGTGACGCCGCATCCATTCGGGCCGTTCGCGCGGGCGGCGATGCTGACGGGCGTGCTTTCGCCGGCGAACGGCGTGCGTGATTATTTCGACCCGCTGCCCGGAGGAGCGAGAACGGCGGCGCACGTTTTTGGGGAAGCGGGCTACGGCACGGGATTTTTCGGCAAGTGGCATTTGAGTGAGCGTGATCGCACGGCGCCGTTGGTTGGTGAAGCGCACGCGCGCAGCGTCGTGCCGGCAGCGCGACGGGGCGGGTTTGCGTTTTGGGAAGGTTTTGAGAGCGGATTTCAGCTCAACAATCCTTGGTTGCATGGCTCCGTGCTGCCGGAGCCGACGCAGTTTCGCGGCTACCAAGCGGAGGTCGTCTGCGCGCGCGCAGCGGAATGGTGTGCCGCGCAAACGGTGCCGTTTTTCGCCATGGTGAGCCTGGAGCCGCCGCATCCGCCGTATGGCGCAGCAGCGGCGGGCGTGGCGCGGCGGGCGCCGGAGGCGATGGTGCTCGCACCGAATGTGCCGCGTGGCGGCGAGGTGGAGCGGAGGGCGAGGGCAGAACTCGCGGGTTACTATGCGCACATCGAGGCGACGGACCGGGCGGTGGCGGCGCTGGCCGCGCGTCTCGACGCCGCAGGCAGCATCGTGGTGGTCACTTCGGTGCACGGCGACATGCACGGGGCGCACGGACTTTTTCGCAAAGGCTGGCCGTATGAGGAAAGCATTCGCGTGCCGATGATCGTCACGGGGATCAAAGGCGGGCGGGCGGCGGGCGGCCGGCGGGACGAGGCGTTGGTGTCGCTGACGGATTTACTGGCGTGGAGCCTCGGCTGGGCGGGAGTCGGGCCTTGCGCAGCGCCGGCGGAGGCGCAGCTCATTTCGATGCCGTCCGTCGTGGCGTTGCCCGATCAATGCGACCGGGTATGGCGCGGGCTGCGCACGAGGTCGCACAAAATCGTGTTGAACGACGACGGCGCGCCGTGGCTGTGCTTCGATCGCTCCGCTGATCCGTTCGAGCAGATCAATTTGGTCGGCGCGCCGGGCGTCGGCTCAATGGTGGACGCGCTGGCGCGGGAAGCGCGTTGGCGGTGGGCGCAAGTGCGCGGATAG
- a CDS encoding DUF6249 domain-containing protein has protein sequence MQLHLASYFANVTSISPFWIPISAISGGVLIVFLSMYFAHERRRLWHDTARVALEKGQPLPPALQQADDRSRRRCGPRNDLRSGLILLAVSFGLYYGLRDVGSGPQLIGAYITGGIGVALLLNGLLTALFRRNNPSTDLDRPPQS, from the coding sequence ATGCAACTCCACCTCGCTTCCTACTTCGCCAACGTAACGTCCATCTCGCCGTTTTGGATCCCGATTTCTGCCATCAGCGGCGGCGTCCTCATCGTTTTTCTCAGCATGTATTTTGCGCACGAGCGCCGCCGACTCTGGCACGACACCGCGCGTGTCGCCTTGGAGAAAGGTCAACCGCTTCCGCCCGCATTGCAGCAGGCAGATGACCGCTCGCGCCGCCGGTGCGGCCCGCGGAACGACCTGCGCAGCGGCCTCATCCTTCTCGCCGTTTCCTTCGGCCTCTACTACGGATTGCGCGACGTCGGCTCCGGCCCTCAACTCATCGGTGCCTACATCACCGGGGGCATCGGTGTCGCGCTCCTGCTCAATGGCCTCCTGACCGCTCTCTTTCGCCGCAACAACCCGTCCACCGACCTCGATCGCCCGCCCCAATCGTGA